The DNA window GCCGTGTCGCGGCCTTTGCTCGTGCCTGGCGCGATGATTATCGCCGCCAGCAGCAGATGAGCGGCAAGGGCACCTTCGTGCCGTTGTCGTTCGCACCGGGTGAAGCATTCCAGTTTGACTGGAGCGAGGACTGGGCGATCATCGATGGTGTCCGCACCAAGCTGCAGGTTGCACACTTCAAGCTCAGCTACAGCCGGGCCTTCTTCGTTCGAGCCTATCTGCTCCAGACCCACGAGATGCTGTTCGACGCCCATAATCACGCGTTCCGCGTGCTGGGCGGGGTGCCGCGCCGCGGCATCTATGACAACATGCGCACTGCCGTCGACAAGGTCGGGCGCGGCAAGGATCGGACCGTCAACGCCCGCTTCCTCACGATGGTGAGCCATTATCTGTTCGAGGCAGAGTTCTGTAATCCGGCAGCGGGTTGGGAGAAGGGGCAGGTCGAGAAGAACGTCCAGGATGCGCGGCATCGCCTGTGGCAGCCCGTTCCCCAGACCGAGACGCTCGACGCCCTGAACAGCTGGCTGGAGGATCGCTGCAAGGCGCTGTGGCAGGATATCCCGCACGGGATCGAACCGGGCTCTGTCGCTGATGCCTGGGCCGAGGAGGTGGCAAGCCTGATGCCGATGGGCAGGCCGTTCGACGGCTTTGTCGAATATGGCAAGCGGGTCTCACCGACCTGCCTCGTCCATCTGGAGCGCAACCGCTACAGCGTGCCGGCATCCTTTGCCAACCGCCCTGTCAGCGTGCGGCTCTATCCCGACCGCTTCCTCGTGGTGGCCGAGGGGCAGTTGCTGT is part of the Sphingobium amiense genome and encodes:
- the istA gene encoding IS21 family transposase yields the protein MALLSVIRRWHYRDHLSIREIAKRTGLSRNTVRKYLRSDTVEPQFKVPERPSKLDPFVDRLTVWLRREMGRSRKQKRTIKQLHADLVSLGFDGSYGRVAAFARAWRDDYRRQQQMSGKGTFVPLSFAPGEAFQFDWSEDWAIIDGVRTKLQVAHFKLSYSRAFFVRAYLLQTHEMLFDAHNHAFRVLGGVPRRGIYDNMRTAVDKVGRGKDRTVNARFLTMVSHYLFEAEFCNPAAGWEKGQVEKNVQDARHRLWQPVPQTETLDALNSWLEDRCKALWQDIPHGIEPGSVADAWAEEVASLMPMGRPFDGFVEYGKRVSPTCLVHLERNRYSVPASFANRPVSVRLYPDRFLVVAEGQLLCEHQRIIERSHDGPGRTVYDWRHYLAVVQRKPGALRNGAPFLEMPDAFQRLQRHLLRAPGGDREMVEILALVLHHDEQVVLRAVTMALESGVPTKTHILNLLHRLIDGKPLTTPPITAPQALRLVSEPLANVERYDALRGENRHAS